In Geobacillus kaustophilus, a genomic segment contains:
- the pcp gene encoding pyroglutamyl-peptidase I: MKKLLLTGFEPFLEFPINPTERIATELDGMEIGKYQVYGRVLPVDFSQSSLRCLEHLEQIQPDVVMSLGLAAGRTKITPERVAINCQDGGPDNRGIHVQDEPIVEDGPAAYFSTLPIRRFVNVLNERGYPAQISNTAGTYLCNHVMYSVLHKISSENLSVQAGFVHLPASHELAVRRPTLPSWSHKDLWNAVVSMIEELE; encoded by the coding sequence ATGAAAAAGCTGTTATTAACAGGGTTTGAACCTTTTTTGGAATTTCCTATTAACCCAACGGAACGAATTGCGACAGAACTGGACGGAATGGAGATTGGAAAGTATCAGGTTTACGGCCGCGTGCTTCCGGTTGACTTTTCGCAGTCGTCCTTGCGCTGTTTAGAGCACCTGGAACAAATCCAACCGGATGTCGTTATGTCGCTCGGTCTCGCTGCCGGTCGTACAAAAATCACCCCCGAACGAGTAGCAATCAATTGTCAAGACGGAGGGCCGGATAACCGTGGAATACATGTGCAAGATGAGCCCATTGTCGAAGACGGACCAGCAGCTTATTTCTCTACATTGCCGATCCGCCGGTTTGTCAATGTCCTGAATGAGCGGGGATACCCTGCGCAAATTTCTAATACGGCAGGAACGTATTTGTGCAACCATGTCATGTATTCTGTCTTGCATAAAATAAGCAGTGAAAATTTGTCCGTGCAGGCTGGCTTTGTCCACCTCCCTGCCTCTCACGAGCTTGCCGTTCGGCGTCCGACTCTCCCGAGTTGGTCGCATAAGGATTTGTGGAATGCGGTTGTGTCGATGATTGAGGAGTTGGAGTAG
- a CDS encoding DUF3899 domain-containing protein produces MALYFVASFCTIAVLLCIKRFYEMSALVFINECFLLGLTLLALEAALFVHQTGFFRPFFQGFQQLYRWIVPKPKMLIREEEKWANDVWLKDWKNRTTDRIKTVLLGTGTGCLFISLTYLFFYY; encoded by the coding sequence ATGGCGCTGTACTTCGTGGCTAGTTTTTGTACGATCGCTGTTTTGTTATGCATAAAACGATTTTATGAGATGAGTGCACTTGTTTTCATTAACGAGTGTTTTTTGTTGGGCCTTACGTTATTGGCGCTGGAAGCGGCGTTGTTTGTTCATCAAACCGGTTTTTTCCGCCCTTTTTTCCAAGGCTTTCAGCAACTATACCGATGGATAGTGCCGAAACCAAAGATGTTGATTCGGGAAGAAGAAAAGTGGGCAAATGATGTTTGGTTGAAGGATTGGAAAAATCGAACGACGGATCGCATCAAAACTGTTTTGCTTGGCACGGGCACAGGATGTTTATTCATATCCCTGACTTATTTATTTTTCTACTATTAA